In Pleurocapsa sp. PCC 7319, the following are encoded in one genomic region:
- a CDS encoding RnfABCDGE type electron transport complex subunit D, with protein MLFKDARVTQIIFLALFLLLGVSTRDWTLQANLILVVVTSCLITQWFLSALVEYSKRNSEFSLANISSELSILISPKVLISLRSALITALGLCLLLRSNSPETMAIAGCLAIASKFLFRHRNKHFFNPANFGIIAALILTNDAWVSPGQWGTDWWYLLLFLGLGGVVLKQVGRWDTSIAFLFAYGGLEAVRNLWLGWSWDVWQHQFMSGSLLLFALFMLTDPRSIPNSKTGRLVWSLAIAITTFILQDYFYLSTAIFWSLFIISPLTVLLDMVWSAPRFNWQRLSVISNQ; from the coding sequence ATGCTATTCAAAGATGCCCGTGTAACTCAAATTATTTTTCTCGCTTTATTTTTACTTTTAGGTGTCAGTACCAGGGATTGGACACTACAAGCTAATTTGATTTTAGTCGTGGTGACTAGCTGTTTAATTACTCAGTGGTTTTTGTCAGCTTTGGTTGAATATAGTAAACGCAATAGTGAATTTTCTCTGGCTAATATCTCCAGTGAATTAAGTATTCTGATTAGTCCTAAAGTGTTAATTTCTCTTCGGAGTGCCTTAATCACTGCCTTAGGATTATGTCTCCTGCTACGAAGTAATAGCCCCGAGACAATGGCGATCGCCGGTTGTTTAGCGATCGCGAGTAAGTTTCTCTTTCGCCATCGCAATAAACACTTTTTTAACCCTGCTAACTTTGGGATTATCGCGGCTTTAATTTTGACTAATGACGCTTGGGTTTCTCCTGGTCAATGGGGTACAGATTGGTGGTATTTACTGCTATTTCTTGGTTTAGGTGGTGTGGTTTTGAAGCAAGTAGGTCGGTGGGATACTTCGATCGCTTTTCTGTTTGCTTATGGTGGTTTAGAAGCTGTGCGTAACCTTTGGCTCGGATGGAGTTGGGATGTCTGGCAACATCAGTTTATGAGTGGTAGTTTGCTGCTATTTGCTTTATTTATGTTGACCGATCCGCGCTCTATTCCTAATTCCAAGACTGGTCGTTTAGTTTGGAGTCTGGCGATCGCTATTACTACTTTTATTCTGCAAGATTATTTTTATCTGTCTACCGCGATTTTCTGGTCATTATTTATTATTTCTCCCCTGACAGTTTTGTTAGATATGGTTTGGTCTGCACCAAGGTTTAATTGGCAACGCTTATCAGTAATTAGTAATCAGTAA